The Legionella lansingensis DNA window ATGGATTAATTATGAGTGGTCAAGCCAAAATGTGTCAGAAAGAAATTCAAAATTTTGCAAACCACTTAGATAAATTTCTTAAGGGCCTGATGTATACGTAGCGTCTATGGTTTGTAGCCTTGATTATATGGCGCGCTCGGAGGGACTCGCCCCCCGACACCTTGGTTCGAAGCCTTATGCTCTAGTTATAAATTCGTTATAAATCAAAAAAGTTGCATCGTCTTTATGAATAAATCTGACGATCCCTCAGTGCCAAAAGCCACTCTACATCTAAACAACTGATACGTCTGTTTCGGCTTCGTGAGCCAAAAATAGTTTATAAACAGTCGCAACAGACTTAGTTCCCATAGGATCAGATTGGGTTTTTAGTTTGCAGAAATTTTCTGCCCATTCAGATGTTCTAATTCTCAATGGTGGGTTTTTACTGTTTACTACATCAACGATACAGTCAGCTACTTGGTCACTACTTTGATAAACACCAAGTTCAGATGGATTTTTTAAACGCTCTCTTGCGTCTTCAAAATACCGTTTAAATATTGGCGCATATTCATCATTTGCTGCCAAATCAATGATACTGTTCTTCATAACATTTGTAGAAAATTCTGAAACAATACCGCCTGGCTCAATGGCTGTAAATTTAATATTAAAAAAGGGCTGTATATAACTTGCCATACTTTCAGTCAAACCTTCTACTGCAAATTTTGAGGCACAATAAATCTCATTAAATGGCTGTCCTATTAAACCGCCAACTGAGGTGATATTAATAATTTGACCTGATTTGGCTTGGCGCATTGCAGGTAAGACTGCTTTAATTGTTCGTACAACTCCCATAAAATTAATATTCATAACTTGGTTGATCTTTTCTTCAGAGGCTTTCTCAGTGGTTTCTACAAAACCCATCCCCGCGTTATTGATCAAACAATCGATGCGACCATTTTCATTAAGAACGGTTGAAACAGCATGTGTGACACTCTCTGTGGACTCAACGTCCATCTGAATTAAATGAACATTGTTAAGATTCTTGTTTGCTATTGCCTGCTTTATTTGATCAGCTTTATGAAGATTACGCATACTTGCGTAAACAATATGGCCTTGTTCTGCAAGTTTTATTGATACGCTTAAGCCTAAACCGGAAGAAGTCCCTGTAACTAATATTATTTTTTTCATTTTTTTATGACTCCTTTCTGCTGAATTGATCCAATATGTGTTGTGGCGCAAAATATACTT harbors:
- a CDS encoding SDR family oxidoreductase translates to MKKIILVTGTSSGLGLSVSIKLAEQGHIVYASMRNLHKADQIKQAIANKNLNNVHLIQMDVESTESVTHAVSTVLNENGRIDCLINNAGMGFVETTEKASEEKINQVMNINFMGVVRTIKAVLPAMRQAKSGQIINITSVGGLIGQPFNEIYCASKFAVEGLTESMASYIQPFFNIKFTAIEPGGIVSEFSTNVMKNSIIDLAANDEYAPIFKRYFEDARERLKNPSELGVYQSSDQVADCIVDVVNSKNPPLRIRTSEWAENFCKLKTQSDPMGTKSVATVYKLFLAHEAETDVSVV